A single window of Bradyrhizobium daqingense DNA harbors:
- the lepB gene encoding signal peptidase I, protein MSVEEKVTVTPKRKSSGWGGQLVQLAGIVAAVFIAKGALAEPFYVPSGSMEPTLLIGDALLASKFPYGYGTSSLPIQINLPETGRVFAETPKLGDVVVFRWPGDRSQAWVKRVVGLPGDRIQMRQGQLFINDRPAELKPDGVGAAEDDNGGTEPAYRYVETLPNGVSHLIFKMRDNGPLDNTPEMTVPSGHLFVLGDNRDNSADSRVPLRSGGVGLLPIDNLVGRADAVLGSWDLGMRSQPVWTWLSGFRLARFFTAVH, encoded by the coding sequence ATGAGCGTGGAAGAAAAGGTCACTGTCACCCCCAAACGAAAGAGCAGCGGCTGGGGCGGTCAGTTGGTGCAGCTCGCCGGCATCGTCGCCGCCGTGTTCATCGCCAAGGGCGCACTCGCCGAGCCGTTCTACGTGCCGTCGGGCTCGATGGAGCCGACGCTGCTGATCGGCGATGCGCTGCTCGCCTCGAAATTCCCCTATGGCTACGGCACCTCGTCGCTGCCGATCCAGATCAACCTGCCTGAGACCGGCCGCGTGTTCGCGGAGACGCCAAAGCTCGGCGACGTCGTCGTCTTCCGTTGGCCCGGCGATCGCTCGCAAGCCTGGGTCAAGCGCGTCGTCGGCCTGCCCGGCGACCGCATCCAGATGCGGCAGGGCCAGCTCTTCATCAACGACCGTCCCGCCGAGCTGAAGCCGGATGGCGTTGGCGCTGCCGAAGACGACAATGGCGGCACCGAACCGGCCTATCGCTATGTCGAGACGCTGCCGAACGGCGTCTCGCACCTGATTTTCAAGATGCGCGACAACGGGCCGCTCGACAACACGCCGGAAATGACGGTGCCATCAGGCCACCTCTTCGTGCTCGGCGACAACAGGGACAATTCCGCCGACAGCCGCGTGCCGCTGCGCTCCGGCGGCGTCGGCCTGCTGCCGATCGACAATCTGGTCGGCCGTGCGGATGCCGTGCTCGGCTCCTGGGATCTCGGCATGCGCAGTCAGCCGGTATGGACCTGGCTCTCCGGCTTCAGGCTCGCGCGGTTCTTCACCGCCGTGCATTGA